The following are encoded together in the Tripterygium wilfordii isolate XIE 37 chromosome 18, ASM1340144v1, whole genome shotgun sequence genome:
- the LOC119984581 gene encoding protein LNK1-like isoform X1 codes for MRKENPFFFVWNLETEGLLEQESPEASVFACLSAEFYPICGEITWTGFCEFQLSGKSYDLLGKFGFLWSSFAFKFEDSAWDEFGGSDDHIVPHPTGGYVNQFQDLNDGCKKPRCEVIITNYADKAKYIDQGRDKTNLATLTDKDKMLEKHSWNPDGVFHTSCDASFKEVERAASDAARMSSDSSKSGDSGGTELYVDNPILGEGGAAADVNLYHYPLSHISQVDNDLNFLENDREDKDSSDLFYGWSDIGNFEDVDRMFRGCDSSFGLGILSHEDELNWFPPSHATEVNEDALKFGSQFTCSEERALSGVSEHHEGSRSNDAIPSINDGSRSFSTVDKINPWALHASNHSSIGQISFLNGPALKYGSSDGRMANEQARSPCMHQEDDHPSNQVSVHYTHSIGKSEDTCLSSVLQRQSSYASNPVQSMESSYCATCDASDVATNLKRENLYHRKDLEASFNGKFQHENMVSQSAFCDPVLVQKQAHQSKLEIEGHSEVGGVSVGIQSELDSSNAQESSSVSSLLDELSVEASSFRQLQKAMEQLDIRTKLCIRDSLYRLATSAEQRHNCRNSNSAIKTGRETSGAPLTEETDKLIDMETDTNPIDRSIAHLLFHRPSDPSARPTSDVPSLRPMP; via the exons ATGCGCAAAgaaaatccatttttttttgtttggaactTGGAGACAGAAGGCTTGTTGGAGCAGGAAAGTCCAGAAGCTTCTGTATTTGCCTGTTTAAGCGCAGAGTTTTACCCGATTTGTGGTGAAATTACTTGGACGGGTTTCTGCGAGTTTCAATTATCAGGGAAAAGTTACGATCTTCTGGGAAAGTTCGGATTTCTTTGGAGTAGTTTTGCTTTTAAG TTTGAAGATAGCGCCTGGGATGAATTTGGTGGCAGTGATGATCATATAGTACCTCATCCTACTGGTGGATATGTGAATCAATTTCAAGATCTGAATGATGGCTGTAAGAAACCACGTTGCGAAGTGATTATCACCAATTATGCTGATAAAGCTAAATACATTGATCAGGGAAGAGACAAAACTAACTTAGCAACTCTAACTGACAAGGATAAAATGCTGGAGAAACATTCGTGGAACCCTGATGGTGTGTTTCATACTTCATGTGATGCATCATTCAAAGAAGTGGAGAGGGCAGCATCTGATGCTGCGAGGATGTCTAGTGATTCTTCCAAAAGTGGTGATTCTGGTGGTACTGAGCTTTATGTTGACAACCCTATCTTGGGTGAAGGTGGTGCTGCAGCTGATGTTAACTTATATCATTATCCTCTGAGTCATATATCCCAGGTAGACAATGATCTCAACTTTCTTGAAAATGATCGCGAAGATAAAGACAGCAGTGATCTATTTTATGGTTGGAGTGATATTGGAAATTTTGAGGATGTTGACAGGATGTTTAG AGGTTGTGATTCGTCATTTGGGTTAGGGATTCTAAGTCATGAAGATGAGTTGAACTGGTTCCCGCCGTCCCATGCCACTGAAGTGAATGAAGATGCATTGAAATTTGGTTCCCAATTCACTTGTTCTGAGGAAAGAGCATTGAGTGGTGTATCCGAACATCATGAAGGCTCCAGGTCAAATGATGCAATCCCATCAATAAATGATGGAAGTAGAAGTTTTTCCACTGTTGACAAAATAAATCCTTGGGCTCTGCATGCTAGTAACCATTCTTCTATAGGCCAAATATCATTTCTAAATGGCCCAGCCCTGAAGTATGGAAGTAGCGATGGCCGGATGGCAAATGAACAG GCACGTAGTCCATGCATGCATCAAGAGGATGATCACCCATCAAATCAAGTCTCAGTGCACTATACTCATTCGATTGGCAAATCTGAAGACACTTGCCTTTCATCTGTTTTGCAGAGGCAGTCTTCTTATGCATCAAATCCAGTCCAGTCCATGGAGAGCTCttattgtgctacatgtgatgCTTCTGATGTAGCAACAAATTTGAAGAGAGAAAATCTGTATCACCGAAAGGATTTAGAAGCCTCGTTCAATGGAAAGTTTCAGCATGAGAATATGGTGAGTCAGTCGGCATTTTGTGATCCAGTCTTGGTCCAGAAGCAAGCCCATCAGTCTAAACTTGAAATTGAGGGTCATAGCGAAGTTGGAGGTGTTAGTGTAGGAATCCAGTCAGAGCTAGATTCTTCAAATGCACAGGAGAGCTCTAGTGTGAGTTCTTTATTGGATGAATTATCAGTTGAAGCAAGTAGCTTTCGACAGCTTCAGAAGGCCATGGAACAG TTGGATATTAGGACGAAACTGTGCATAAGGGATAGTCTGTATCGTTTGGCTACGAGTGCAGAACAAAGGCATAATTGCAGGAATTCTAATAGTGCCATAAAAACTGGCAGAGAGACAAGTGGAGCACCACTGACTGAAGAAACTGACAA GTTAATCGATATGGAAACTGATACAAATCCAATAGATCGATCTATAGCACACTTACTATTTCATAGGCCATCAGATCCGTCTGCAAGGCCAACTAGTGATGTTCCAAGTCTAAGGCCAATGCCATG A
- the LOC119984581 gene encoding protein LNK1-like isoform X4 translates to MMADKMLEKHSWNPDGVFHTSCDASFKEVERAASDAARMSSDSSKSGDSGGTELYVDNPILGEGGAAADVNLYHYPLSHISQVDNDLNFLENDREDKDSSDLFYGWSDIGNFEDVDRMFRGCDSSFGLGILSHEDELNWFPPSHATEVNEDALKFGSQFTCSEERALSGVSEHHEGSRSNDAIPSINDGSRSFSTVDKINPWALHASNHSSIGQISFLNGPALKYGSSDGRMANEQARSPCMHQEDDHPSNQVSVHYTHSIGKSEDTCLSSVLQRQSSYASNPVQSMESSYCATCDASDVATNLKRENLYHRKDLEASFNGKFQHENMVSQSAFCDPVLVQKQAHQSKLEIEGHSEVGGVSVGIQSELDSSNAQESSSVSSLLDELSVEASSFRQLQKAMEQLDIRTKLCIRDSLYRLATSAEQRHNCRNSNSAIKTGRETSGAPLTEETDKLIDMETDTNPIDRSIAHLLFHRPSDPSARPTSDVPSLRPMP, encoded by the exons ATGATGGCT GATAAAATGCTGGAGAAACATTCGTGGAACCCTGATGGTGTGTTTCATACTTCATGTGATGCATCATTCAAAGAAGTGGAGAGGGCAGCATCTGATGCTGCGAGGATGTCTAGTGATTCTTCCAAAAGTGGTGATTCTGGTGGTACTGAGCTTTATGTTGACAACCCTATCTTGGGTGAAGGTGGTGCTGCAGCTGATGTTAACTTATATCATTATCCTCTGAGTCATATATCCCAGGTAGACAATGATCTCAACTTTCTTGAAAATGATCGCGAAGATAAAGACAGCAGTGATCTATTTTATGGTTGGAGTGATATTGGAAATTTTGAGGATGTTGACAGGATGTTTAG AGGTTGTGATTCGTCATTTGGGTTAGGGATTCTAAGTCATGAAGATGAGTTGAACTGGTTCCCGCCGTCCCATGCCACTGAAGTGAATGAAGATGCATTGAAATTTGGTTCCCAATTCACTTGTTCTGAGGAAAGAGCATTGAGTGGTGTATCCGAACATCATGAAGGCTCCAGGTCAAATGATGCAATCCCATCAATAAATGATGGAAGTAGAAGTTTTTCCACTGTTGACAAAATAAATCCTTGGGCTCTGCATGCTAGTAACCATTCTTCTATAGGCCAAATATCATTTCTAAATGGCCCAGCCCTGAAGTATGGAAGTAGCGATGGCCGGATGGCAAATGAACAG GCACGTAGTCCATGCATGCATCAAGAGGATGATCACCCATCAAATCAAGTCTCAGTGCACTATACTCATTCGATTGGCAAATCTGAAGACACTTGCCTTTCATCTGTTTTGCAGAGGCAGTCTTCTTATGCATCAAATCCAGTCCAGTCCATGGAGAGCTCttattgtgctacatgtgatgCTTCTGATGTAGCAACAAATTTGAAGAGAGAAAATCTGTATCACCGAAAGGATTTAGAAGCCTCGTTCAATGGAAAGTTTCAGCATGAGAATATGGTGAGTCAGTCGGCATTTTGTGATCCAGTCTTGGTCCAGAAGCAAGCCCATCAGTCTAAACTTGAAATTGAGGGTCATAGCGAAGTTGGAGGTGTTAGTGTAGGAATCCAGTCAGAGCTAGATTCTTCAAATGCACAGGAGAGCTCTAGTGTGAGTTCTTTATTGGATGAATTATCAGTTGAAGCAAGTAGCTTTCGACAGCTTCAGAAGGCCATGGAACAG TTGGATATTAGGACGAAACTGTGCATAAGGGATAGTCTGTATCGTTTGGCTACGAGTGCAGAACAAAGGCATAATTGCAGGAATTCTAATAGTGCCATAAAAACTGGCAGAGAGACAAGTGGAGCACCACTGACTGAAGAAACTGACAA GTTAATCGATATGGAAACTGATACAAATCCAATAGATCGATCTATAGCACACTTACTATTTCATAGGCCATCAGATCCGTCTGCAAGGCCAACTAGTGATGTTCCAAGTCTAAGGCCAATGCCATG A
- the LOC119984581 gene encoding protein LNK1-like isoform X3 produces MPNLCLQEFEDSAWDEFGGSDDHIVPHPTGGYVNQFQDLNDGCKKPRCEVIITNYADKAKYIDQGRDKTNLATLTDKDKMLEKHSWNPDGVFHTSCDASFKEVERAASDAARMSSDSSKSGDSGGTELYVDNPILGEGGAAADVNLYHYPLSHISQVDNDLNFLENDREDKDSSDLFYGWSDIGNFEDVDRMFRGCDSSFGLGILSHEDELNWFPPSHATEVNEDALKFGSQFTCSEERALSGVSEHHEGSRSNDAIPSINDGSRSFSTVDKINPWALHASNHSSIGQISFLNGPALKYGSSDGRMANEQARSPCMHQEDDHPSNQVSVHYTHSIGKSEDTCLSSVLQRQSSYASNPVQSMESSYCATCDASDVATNLKRENLYHRKDLEASFNGKFQHENMVSQSAFCDPVLVQKQAHQSKLEIEGHSEVGGVSVGIQSELDSSNAQESSSVSSLLDELSVEASSFRQLQKAMEQLDIRTKLCIRDSLYRLATSAEQRHNCRNSNSAIKTGRETSGAPLTEETDKLIDMETDTNPIDRSIAHLLFHRPSDPSARPTSDVPSLRPMP; encoded by the exons ATGCCTAACTTGTGCTTGCAAGAG TTTGAAGATAGCGCCTGGGATGAATTTGGTGGCAGTGATGATCATATAGTACCTCATCCTACTGGTGGATATGTGAATCAATTTCAAGATCTGAATGATGGCTGTAAGAAACCACGTTGCGAAGTGATTATCACCAATTATGCTGATAAAGCTAAATACATTGATCAGGGAAGAGACAAAACTAACTTAGCAACTCTAACTGACAAGGATAAAATGCTGGAGAAACATTCGTGGAACCCTGATGGTGTGTTTCATACTTCATGTGATGCATCATTCAAAGAAGTGGAGAGGGCAGCATCTGATGCTGCGAGGATGTCTAGTGATTCTTCCAAAAGTGGTGATTCTGGTGGTACTGAGCTTTATGTTGACAACCCTATCTTGGGTGAAGGTGGTGCTGCAGCTGATGTTAACTTATATCATTATCCTCTGAGTCATATATCCCAGGTAGACAATGATCTCAACTTTCTTGAAAATGATCGCGAAGATAAAGACAGCAGTGATCTATTTTATGGTTGGAGTGATATTGGAAATTTTGAGGATGTTGACAGGATGTTTAG AGGTTGTGATTCGTCATTTGGGTTAGGGATTCTAAGTCATGAAGATGAGTTGAACTGGTTCCCGCCGTCCCATGCCACTGAAGTGAATGAAGATGCATTGAAATTTGGTTCCCAATTCACTTGTTCTGAGGAAAGAGCATTGAGTGGTGTATCCGAACATCATGAAGGCTCCAGGTCAAATGATGCAATCCCATCAATAAATGATGGAAGTAGAAGTTTTTCCACTGTTGACAAAATAAATCCTTGGGCTCTGCATGCTAGTAACCATTCTTCTATAGGCCAAATATCATTTCTAAATGGCCCAGCCCTGAAGTATGGAAGTAGCGATGGCCGGATGGCAAATGAACAG GCACGTAGTCCATGCATGCATCAAGAGGATGATCACCCATCAAATCAAGTCTCAGTGCACTATACTCATTCGATTGGCAAATCTGAAGACACTTGCCTTTCATCTGTTTTGCAGAGGCAGTCTTCTTATGCATCAAATCCAGTCCAGTCCATGGAGAGCTCttattgtgctacatgtgatgCTTCTGATGTAGCAACAAATTTGAAGAGAGAAAATCTGTATCACCGAAAGGATTTAGAAGCCTCGTTCAATGGAAAGTTTCAGCATGAGAATATGGTGAGTCAGTCGGCATTTTGTGATCCAGTCTTGGTCCAGAAGCAAGCCCATCAGTCTAAACTTGAAATTGAGGGTCATAGCGAAGTTGGAGGTGTTAGTGTAGGAATCCAGTCAGAGCTAGATTCTTCAAATGCACAGGAGAGCTCTAGTGTGAGTTCTTTATTGGATGAATTATCAGTTGAAGCAAGTAGCTTTCGACAGCTTCAGAAGGCCATGGAACAG TTGGATATTAGGACGAAACTGTGCATAAGGGATAGTCTGTATCGTTTGGCTACGAGTGCAGAACAAAGGCATAATTGCAGGAATTCTAATAGTGCCATAAAAACTGGCAGAGAGACAAGTGGAGCACCACTGACTGAAGAAACTGACAA GTTAATCGATATGGAAACTGATACAAATCCAATAGATCGATCTATAGCACACTTACTATTTCATAGGCCATCAGATCCGTCTGCAAGGCCAACTAGTGATGTTCCAAGTCTAAGGCCAATGCCATG A
- the LOC119984581 gene encoding protein LNK1-like isoform X2 — MRKENPFFFVWNLETEGLLEQESPEASVFACLSAEFYPICGEITWTGFCEFQLSGKSYDLLGKFGFLWSSFAFKFEDSAWDEFGGSDDHIVPHPTGGYVNQFQDLNDGCKKPRCEVIITNYADKAKYIDQGRDKTNLATLTDKDKMLEKHSWNPDGVFHTSCDASFKEVERAASDAARMSSDSSKSGDSGGTELYVDNPILGEGGAAADVNLYHYPLSHISQVDNDLNFLENDREDKDSSDLFYGWSDIGNFEDVDRMFRGCDSSFGLGILSHEDELNWFPPSHATEVNEDALKFGSQFTCSEERALSGVSEHHEGSRSNDAIPSINDGSRSFSTVDKINPWALHASNHSSIGQISFLNGPALKYGSSDGRMANEQRQSSYASNPVQSMESSYCATCDASDVATNLKRENLYHRKDLEASFNGKFQHENMVSQSAFCDPVLVQKQAHQSKLEIEGHSEVGGVSVGIQSELDSSNAQESSSVSSLLDELSVEASSFRQLQKAMEQLDIRTKLCIRDSLYRLATSAEQRHNCRNSNSAIKTGRETSGAPLTEETDKLIDMETDTNPIDRSIAHLLFHRPSDPSARPTSDVPSLRPMP; from the exons ATGCGCAAAgaaaatccatttttttttgtttggaactTGGAGACAGAAGGCTTGTTGGAGCAGGAAAGTCCAGAAGCTTCTGTATTTGCCTGTTTAAGCGCAGAGTTTTACCCGATTTGTGGTGAAATTACTTGGACGGGTTTCTGCGAGTTTCAATTATCAGGGAAAAGTTACGATCTTCTGGGAAAGTTCGGATTTCTTTGGAGTAGTTTTGCTTTTAAG TTTGAAGATAGCGCCTGGGATGAATTTGGTGGCAGTGATGATCATATAGTACCTCATCCTACTGGTGGATATGTGAATCAATTTCAAGATCTGAATGATGGCTGTAAGAAACCACGTTGCGAAGTGATTATCACCAATTATGCTGATAAAGCTAAATACATTGATCAGGGAAGAGACAAAACTAACTTAGCAACTCTAACTGACAAGGATAAAATGCTGGAGAAACATTCGTGGAACCCTGATGGTGTGTTTCATACTTCATGTGATGCATCATTCAAAGAAGTGGAGAGGGCAGCATCTGATGCTGCGAGGATGTCTAGTGATTCTTCCAAAAGTGGTGATTCTGGTGGTACTGAGCTTTATGTTGACAACCCTATCTTGGGTGAAGGTGGTGCTGCAGCTGATGTTAACTTATATCATTATCCTCTGAGTCATATATCCCAGGTAGACAATGATCTCAACTTTCTTGAAAATGATCGCGAAGATAAAGACAGCAGTGATCTATTTTATGGTTGGAGTGATATTGGAAATTTTGAGGATGTTGACAGGATGTTTAG AGGTTGTGATTCGTCATTTGGGTTAGGGATTCTAAGTCATGAAGATGAGTTGAACTGGTTCCCGCCGTCCCATGCCACTGAAGTGAATGAAGATGCATTGAAATTTGGTTCCCAATTCACTTGTTCTGAGGAAAGAGCATTGAGTGGTGTATCCGAACATCATGAAGGCTCCAGGTCAAATGATGCAATCCCATCAATAAATGATGGAAGTAGAAGTTTTTCCACTGTTGACAAAATAAATCCTTGGGCTCTGCATGCTAGTAACCATTCTTCTATAGGCCAAATATCATTTCTAAATGGCCCAGCCCTGAAGTATGGAAGTAGCGATGGCCGGATGGCAAATGAACAG AGGCAGTCTTCTTATGCATCAAATCCAGTCCAGTCCATGGAGAGCTCttattgtgctacatgtgatgCTTCTGATGTAGCAACAAATTTGAAGAGAGAAAATCTGTATCACCGAAAGGATTTAGAAGCCTCGTTCAATGGAAAGTTTCAGCATGAGAATATGGTGAGTCAGTCGGCATTTTGTGATCCAGTCTTGGTCCAGAAGCAAGCCCATCAGTCTAAACTTGAAATTGAGGGTCATAGCGAAGTTGGAGGTGTTAGTGTAGGAATCCAGTCAGAGCTAGATTCTTCAAATGCACAGGAGAGCTCTAGTGTGAGTTCTTTATTGGATGAATTATCAGTTGAAGCAAGTAGCTTTCGACAGCTTCAGAAGGCCATGGAACAG TTGGATATTAGGACGAAACTGTGCATAAGGGATAGTCTGTATCGTTTGGCTACGAGTGCAGAACAAAGGCATAATTGCAGGAATTCTAATAGTGCCATAAAAACTGGCAGAGAGACAAGTGGAGCACCACTGACTGAAGAAACTGACAA GTTAATCGATATGGAAACTGATACAAATCCAATAGATCGATCTATAGCACACTTACTATTTCATAGGCCATCAGATCCGTCTGCAAGGCCAACTAGTGATGTTCCAAGTCTAAGGCCAATGCCATG A